The Brassica napus cultivar Da-Ae chromosome C7, Da-Ae, whole genome shotgun sequence genome has a segment encoding these proteins:
- the LOC125590054 gene encoding uncharacterized protein LOC125590054 gives MVRLTHKMKKQSKEPEKVTRSKVWIEAHTHKDGRPARPEFEETIEKIKTIDSELDSTASTNIKEDAVSKVLGQDRPGRVRGLGRGITASKLAILAGRDTHVMKLEAKQAELVDVVRGLQEQLHNLTESRRVEVGSTSEVNTDVYKGGRGCQILDWCVEEEVVIGEGEFVSSDAAYKIGRIPIGPNTAAIIVKSYEEQEAGPLWRPSVTVRTLRQAVGQVIAWPVDRFILDSEMDSPTHKTAGSAVCISRSLLLNCM, from the exons ATGGTTCGTCTAACTCATAAAATG AAGAAGCAGAGCAAGGAGCCTGAAAAGGTTACTAGAAGTAAGGTTTGGATTGAAGCACACACACATAAAGATGGGAGACCCGCGAGACCAGAATTTGAAGAAACCATT gaaaaaatcaaaacaattgaTAGTGAGCTCGACTCCACTGCTAGCACGAATATTAAAGAAGATGCTGTGAGTAAAGTCTTAGGACAAGACAGACCAGGAAGAGTTAGAGGTCTAGGCCGAGGGATTACTGCATCAAAGTTAGCTATATTGGCAGGTAGAGACACACACGTCATGAAGCTTGAGGCCAAACAAGCAGAACTAGTGGATGTAGTTCGTGGCTTGCAGGAACAACTTCATAACTTGACTGAATCAAGGAGAGTTGAAGTTGGGTCTACCTCTGAAGTGAATACTGATGTTTACAAAGGGGGCCGTGGATGTCAGATTTTGGATTGGTGTGTAGAGGAAGAGGTTGTTATTGGGGAAGGAGAGTTTGTTTCATCTGACGCAGCGTACAAGATTGGACGCATTCCAATAGGTCCTAACACGGCTGCTATTATTGTCAAGTCATATGAGGAGCAAGAAGCAGGGCCACTATGGAGGCCTTCAGTAACTGTCAGAACACTGAGGCAAGCTGTTGGACAAGTTATCGCATGGCCAGTAGATAGGTTCATATTGGACAGTGAAATGGACTCTCCAACTCATAAAACTGCTGGTTCTGCGGTATGTATTTCTCGGTCTCTTTTGTTAAATTGTATGTGA